A stretch of Misgurnus anguillicaudatus unplaced genomic scaffold, ASM2758022v2 HiC_scaffold_33, whole genome shotgun sequence DNA encodes these proteins:
- the LOC129444109 gene encoding uncharacterized protein, with product MDKVQPVLLIGSDCPHLITPIEPVRLGPPGGPAAVKTRLGWTLQGPTHEVRREITHQCFFTTVLPNTELFANVEKLWQMDVIPYRSDRVVTRSKLDQEAIRLLQEKTVRVDVQGTMRYATPLLRQQSMPHLTMPKEAVLPLLRSVERRLLKNSEQASAYQCEITKLKEAGYVAKLEPREVESSIESWYIPHHMVQHNNKNRVVYNCSFQFEGHSLNEFLLPGPTLGPSLLSVLLRFRERPVAISSDIRGMFHQVRLLHSDMPLLRFLWRDLVPEKPPDVYQWQVLPFGTTCSPCCATYALKKHVIDHSQPGDPVREVIEKSFYVDNCLHSLHSPQEAKVLVDQLCALLATGGFELRQWASNCPFVVTHLPADSRSTTCDLWLSQGQQDVHESTLGLQWHCQSDTLHYKHRAKHTSPATMRQIYRVLASQYDPLGYLIPYTTRAKILVQRLWDKKRDWDDPQLPTELLALWNEWEEELNGLEDISLPRCYSQLTKDHSSCRYDVHIFCDASEQAYGSVAYLRIEHKEGQVEVAFVAARSRVAPRKQQSIPRLELCAALSGAQLFQLLTTELTIPISSSILWSDSTTVLTWLTSNSCRYKVFVGTRVAEIQDMTTSAVWRYVRSSDNPADIITRGKALRDLTKQSHWSQGPEFLKLPPDSWPVPSPLPLDEPSCELKQSSFSGLVTTSTHSVDLKHYDTLTEYLNAYGQELHGAAYLSNADHHRDVLHTVLSQAQAESFPDELKLLKLGKPVLSTSRLITLSPELDAVTGLIRVGGRLRQCDVLEASTIHPVVLDPRHPITALIIRDYDERLHHPGVERLFAEIRRTYWILRGREAVRRHQRQCTECKKWKGRPEVPFMADLPLTRQRYFRPTFYSTGMDCFGPFLIKIGRRNEKRWGIIFKCMTTRATYLDLLTSIDSDSFLLALRRFMARRGKPHELLCDQGTNFKGGERELNEAFAALQDDLKSHLAQQQIKFIYNPPSAPHFGGSWEREIRSIKAALRVTIGAQTVTEEVLRTVLIEVEGILNSKPLGYTSSDIADVDPITPYCFLIGRRDASLPQVIYEESEMLSRRRWRHSQLLAEHFWRHFLKYYLPDLQARQKWTTERKTLEIGNVVLVVDPQLPRALWPVGRVTQVFPGADGRVRTASVEVKEKTYTRPVARLIQLPALPEDD from the coding sequence ATGGATAAAGTGCAGCCTGTGCTGTTAATCGGATCAGATTGCCCACATCTGATAACACCTATTGAACCAGTTCGGTTAGGCCCACCAGGGGGCCCTGCGGCAGTCAAAACCCGCCTAGGTTGGACTCTTCAAGGTCCTACTCATGAGGTTCGTCGTGAGATCACCCATCAGTGCTTCTTCACCACTGTTCTTCCCAACACAGAGTTGTTTGCTAATGTGGAGAAACTATGGCAGATGGATGTGATCCCTTATCGCAGCGACAGAGTGGTGACACGATCCAAACTCGACCAGGAAGCCATCAGACTCCTACAGGAGAAGACCGTAAGAGTGGATGTACAAGGTACAATGCGGTATGCCACACCGCTCCTTCGACAGCAGAGTATGCCACATTTGACTATGCCAAAGGAAGCCGTTCTGCCTCTGCTCAGGAGTGTTGAGAGGAGACTGCTGAAGAATTCAGAACAGGCGTCAGCCTACCAGTGTGAAATCACCAAACTGAAAGAAGCGGGTTATGTGGCCAAGTTGGAACCGAGGGAGGTGGAAAGCTCCATAGAGTCATGGTACATCCCGCATCATATGGTACAGCACAACAACAAAAACCGTGTTGTCTATAACTGTTCTTTCCAGTTTGAAGGCCATAGTCTCAATGAGTTCCTTTTACCAGGACCCACACTAGGACCATCACTGCTGTCAGTCCTGCTACGCTTTCGAGAGCGTCCTGTTGCCATAAGCAGCGATATTCGCGGCATGTTTCACCAGGTGAGACTGCTACACAGTGACATGCCTTTACTCCGTTTCCTGTGGAGAGATTTGGTGCCCGAGAAACCCCCTGATGTGTACCAGTGGCAGGTACTTCCCTTTGGCACCACGTGCAGTCCCTGCTGTGCCACGTATGCCCTGAAAAAACACGTCATAGATCACAGTCAGCCTGGAGATCCAGTCAGAGAGGTGATTGAGAAATCATTCTACGTGGACAATTGCTTGCACAGTCTTCACTCTCCCCAAGAAGCAAAGGTATTAGTCGATCAACTCTGTGCACTTTTAGCCACTGGAGGCTTTGAGCTGCGGCAATGGGCCAGTAATTGTCCGTTTGTGGTTACCCACTTACCTGCTGACTCTCGATCTACTACCTGTGACCTCTGGCTCAGTCAAGGGCAACAAGATGTCCATGAGTCTACGCTTGGACTGCAATGGCATTGTCAGTCCGACACTCTACATTACAAGCATCGAGCCAAGCACACTTCCCCAGCAACGATGCGTCAAATCTATAGAGTTCTAGCCAGTCAATATGATCCTCTTGGCTATCTTATTCCCTACACCACCCGAGCTAAGATACTGGTGCAACGCCTGTGGGATAAGAAGCGTGACTGGGACGACCCACAGTTGCCTACGGAACTGCTTGCATTGTGGAATGAATGGGAGGAGGAACTAAATGGATTGGAGGACATATCTCTGCCCAGGTGTTATTCTCAACTCACCAAAGATCACTCATCCTGCAGATATGATGTCCACATCTTCTGTGACGCCTCCGAGCAGGCGTATGGTTCCGTGGCTTACCTGCGGATAGAGCACAAAGAGGGTCAAGTGGAAGTTGCTTTCGTTGCTGCCAGATCCCGCGTTGCTCCCCGCAAGCAACAATCCATACCACGCCTAGAGTTGTGTGCTGCCCTAAGTGGAGCTCAGCTATTCCAGTTACTGACCACTGAACTTACGATTCCTATCAGTTCTTCCATACTCTGGTCAGACTCCACCACTGTGCTTACGTGGTTGACATCCAATTCCTGTCGCTACAAGGTGTTCGTAGGGACAAGAGTAGCTGAGATACAGGATATGACAACATCGGCAGTCTGGCGCTATGTCAGATCTTCAGACAACCCAGCAGACATAATCACTCGTGGCAAAGCTCTTCGAGATCTCACAAAACAAAGCCATTGGAGTCAAGGGCCAGAATTCCTTAAGCTTCCCCCAGATAGTTGGCCTGTGCCATCTCCTTTACCACTCGATGAGCCAAGCTGTGAACTGAAACAGTCATCCTTCTCTGGGTTAGTGACCACCTCTACACACTCAGTTGACCTTAAACACTATGACACGCTGACCGAGTACCTGAATGCATATGGACAGGAGCTTCACGGGGCGGCCTACCTCTCCAATGCTGATCATCACAGGGATGTTCTACATACAGTCCTCAGTCAAGCTCAAGCAGAGTCATTTCCTGATGAGTTGAAACTCCTAAAGCTTGGGAAACCTGTATTGTCTACAAGCCGTCTAATCACTCTTTCCCCAGAACTTGATGCTGTCACTGGACTGATTCGAGTTGGAGGACGCCTACGACAATGTGATGTGCTGGAGGCAAGCACCATACACCCAGTTGTTCTCGATCCTCGACATCCAATCACAGCATTAATCATAAGGGATTATGATGAGAGGCTGCATCATCCCGGTGTTGAGCGGTTATTTGCAGAAATCAGAAGAACATACTGGATACTGAGAGGTCGTGAAGCTGTTCGTCGACACCAGCGTCAGTGTACTGAGTGTAAGAAATGGAAAGGACGGCCAGAAGTACCCTTTATGGCTGACCTACCTCTTACTAGGCAGAGATACTTTCGCCCAACTTTCTATTCCACCGGCATGGACTGTTTCGGTCCTTTCCTCATTAAGATTGGTCGACGTAACGAGAAGAGGTGGGGCATAATCTTTAAATGTATGACGACAAGAGCAACCTATCTTGATCTTCTCACCAGTATTGACTCTGACTCTTTTCTGCTGGCTCTGCGACGGTTTATGGCCAGACGCGGCAAACCGCATGAGTTATTGTGTGACCAAGGCACTAATTTTAAGGGAGGAGAACGTGAGTTGAATGAGGCTTTCGCTGCCCTCCAAGATGACCTAAAGAGTCATCTGGCTCAACAGCAAATCAAGTTTATCTACAACCCTCCAAGTGCCCCTCACTTCGGTGGTAGCTGGGAGAGGGAGATTCGCTCCATTAAGGCAGCTCTTAGAGTGACTATTGGAGCTCAGACCGTTACAGAGGAAGTGTTGAGGACCGTTCTGATTGAGGTGGAGGGCATTCTCAATTCTAAGCCTCTGGGATACACCTCCTCTGACATTGCTGATGTCGACCCGATCACCCCTTATTGCTTTCTGATTGGTCGGCGAGATGCGTCCTTGCCTCAGGTCATCTACGAGGAATCAGAGATGCTGAGTCGTCGACGCTGGCGCCACAGCCAACTACTTGCGGAGCATTTCTGGAGACATTTCTTGAAGTACTACTTACCAGATCTTCAAGCCCGACAGAAGTGGACGACTGAAAGGAAGACACTGGAAATCGGAAATGTAGTCCTGGTTGTAGATCCCCAGCTTCCTCGTGCCCTCTGGCCTGTAGGCAGAGTCACACAGGTGTTCCCCGGTGCCGATGGTCGAGTCAGAACAGCTAGTGTGGAAGTCAAAGAGAAGACCTATACACGACCAGTAGCCCGTCTCATCCAACTCCCAGCCCTGCCTGAGGACGACTAA